A single window of Silvimonas iriomotensis DNA harbors:
- a CDS encoding MraY family glycosyltransferase translates to MWLVRSGHIHGRFSADSDLHGVQKFHVNPVPRIGGLAIIISLAASWAVQLYLGRPVGEHFLQLLIVVFPAFASGLFEDISKRGGVILRMACIIVSALLAFSWMGIRVTRLDLPGIDTLLAFPAVSLLFTVIALAGVTNAMNFIDGYNGLAAAVAAIMLTGIAYVAILQADYVVWPLAIAGIGACLGFLFWNWPRGLIFLGDGGAYLLGFWIAALVIMLVARNPQVSPWFAFLLVSYPVVETVFTVLRRLSRQSNPGMPDAAHLHQLVYKRLMRWAVGSPDPRHKVFRNSMTSPYLWLLSSLGVVPAVLFWNNTLALQLWALLFVFGYVWLYRCIARFRAPRWLVVRRAHRGARRQKRDH, encoded by the coding sequence ATGTGGCTGGTCCGCAGCGGGCATATCCATGGTCGTTTCAGTGCGGATTCAGATCTGCACGGCGTACAGAAATTTCACGTTAATCCCGTGCCGCGTATTGGTGGTCTGGCGATCATCATCTCGCTGGCGGCTAGCTGGGCTGTTCAGCTTTATCTGGGCCGGCCGGTCGGCGAACATTTCCTGCAGTTGCTCATCGTGGTTTTCCCGGCGTTTGCCAGTGGCCTGTTTGAGGACATCAGCAAGCGCGGCGGGGTGATTCTGCGCATGGCCTGTATCATCGTCTCGGCGCTGCTGGCCTTTAGCTGGATGGGTATCCGGGTGACGCGGCTGGATCTGCCGGGCATTGATACCTTGCTGGCCTTTCCGGCGGTGTCCTTGCTGTTTACGGTGATTGCGCTGGCCGGCGTGACCAACGCCATGAATTTCATCGATGGTTATAACGGTCTGGCCGCTGCCGTGGCGGCGATCATGCTGACCGGCATTGCCTATGTCGCCATTTTGCAGGCCGATTATGTGGTGTGGCCGCTGGCCATTGCCGGGATCGGCGCCTGTCTGGGGTTTCTGTTCTGGAACTGGCCGCGCGGGCTGATTTTCCTGGGCGATGGCGGGGCGTATCTGCTCGGGTTCTGGATTGCGGCGCTGGTGATCATGCTGGTGGCACGTAATCCGCAGGTGTCGCCGTGGTTTGCCTTCTTGCTGGTCAGTTACCCGGTGGTGGAAACCGTGTTTACGGTACTGCGGCGCCTGTCGCGCCAGAGCAACCCGGGCATGCCGGATGCGGCACATTTACATCAACTGGTCTACAAGCGGCTGATGCGCTGGGCGGTGGGTAGTCCGGATCCGCGCCACAAGGTATTCCGCAATTCGATGACCTCGCCTTATTTGTGGCTGCTGTCGTCGCTGGGCGTGGTGCCGGCGGTGTTGTTCTGGAATAACACGCTGGCGCTGCAACTGTGGGCGCTGCTGTTTGTGTTTGGCTATGTCTGGCTGTACCGCTGCATTGCCCGTTTCCGCGCGCCGCGCTGGCTGGTGGTGCGCCGGGCGCATCGTGGTGCACGCCGCCAGAAACGGGACCACTAA
- the holA gene encoding DNA polymerase III subunit delta: MRAEDLARHLKGGLAPLYVLHGEEGFLTLEAAQAIREAALRHGYGEREVLTVESGFSWSQLTASGNSFSLFAEKKLVELRIPTGKPGVEGAKVLEAYAGRLPEDTVTVVQMPKLDRTTQNAKWFQALSQHGEVIEARPIERSALPNWIGLRLTAQQQQLDVDAMRFLVDRVEGNLFAAHQEVLKLGLLHPAGTLTLEQVREAVANVARYDVFQMGEALLAGDTTRFVRMLDGLRAEGEAPHLVLWALSEEVRALWRLAQGRANGANMAQLYKENRVWGAKQGLVDKALDRVSGPQLRQALSAAARIDQINKGVGQGDAWDELLSMCLPLLKPTATRPGR; encoded by the coding sequence ATGCGCGCTGAAGATCTGGCCCGCCACCTCAAGGGCGGGCTGGCCCCTCTTTATGTACTGCATGGCGAAGAAGGCTTTTTGACGCTGGAAGCAGCGCAAGCCATTCGCGAGGCAGCGCTACGTCACGGTTATGGCGAGCGTGAAGTGCTGACCGTGGAAAGCGGTTTTTCCTGGAGCCAGCTCACGGCCTCCGGTAATTCGTTCAGCCTGTTTGCCGAGAAAAAACTCGTCGAATTGCGCATCCCCACCGGCAAGCCAGGTGTCGAAGGTGCCAAAGTGCTGGAGGCCTATGCCGGCCGCCTGCCGGAAGACACCGTCACCGTGGTGCAGATGCCCAAGCTCGATCGCACCACACAGAACGCCAAGTGGTTCCAGGCACTCTCGCAACACGGTGAAGTGATCGAAGCCCGGCCGATTGAACGCAGCGCCCTGCCCAACTGGATTGGCCTGCGGCTCACCGCCCAGCAACAACAGCTGGATGTCGACGCCATGCGCTTTCTGGTTGATCGCGTGGAAGGCAACCTTTTCGCCGCGCACCAGGAAGTGCTCAAGCTGGGCCTGCTGCACCCCGCCGGCACGCTAACGCTGGAACAAGTGCGCGAAGCGGTCGCCAACGTCGCCCGTTATGATGTTTTCCAGATGGGCGAAGCGCTGCTGGCCGGTGACACCACCCGTTTTGTCCGCATGCTCGACGGCCTGCGTGCCGAAGGCGAAGCCCCGCATCTGGTGCTGTGGGCGCTGTCTGAAGAAGTCCGTGCCTTGTGGCGTCTGGCCCAGGGCCGCGCCAATGGCGCCAACATGGCGCAGTTGTACAAGGAAAACCGCGTCTGGGGCGCCAAACAGGGCCTCGTGGACAAAGCGCTGGACCGCGTCAGCGGCCCGCAGTTGCGGCAGGCCTTGTCTGCCGCTGCGCGCATTGACCAGATCAACAAGGGCGTCGGGCAAGGCGATGCTTGGGATGAGCTCCTCTCGATGTGCCTGCCATTACTCAAGCCGACTGCAACACGCCCGGGACGCTGA
- a CDS encoding glycosyltransferase: MKVLHVYKTYYPDTVGGVEQVIRGLAMGGRAQGVAADVLVLSAAVKHPETLVIDGVTVHRYPTTVDVASTPFSAREARDFGRFIAPYDVLHYHFPWPFGDVLHALAGHRKPSVVTYHSDIVKQKWLKKAYSPLMNWFLGHVDAIAPTSPGYLASSVDLVPFRDKCTVIPLGLDPASHPAPDPQAVAAYRERFGERYFAFVGVFRYYKGLQYLIEAASHVAENIVLMGDGPLRGEYEAEAARRGLTNLHFIGLVDEQVKMDILAGAHAFVFPSHLRSEAFGLGLAEAAMMGKPMISCDIGTGTSFINLHGETGLVIPPADPSALAQAMNTLSSDVELATRQGEAARRRFGQMFSLDKMVSAYTALYRRVLAGSKR, from the coding sequence GTGAAGGTGCTGCACGTCTACAAGACGTACTACCCGGATACGGTGGGGGGGGTAGAGCAGGTGATCCGTGGCCTGGCCATGGGCGGCCGGGCGCAAGGTGTGGCCGCGGACGTGCTGGTGTTGTCGGCTGCGGTAAAACACCCCGAGACGCTGGTCATTGATGGTGTCACGGTGCACCGTTACCCCACGACGGTCGATGTCGCCTCCACGCCATTCAGCGCCCGTGAAGCTCGCGATTTTGGCCGTTTTATCGCGCCTTATGATGTATTGCACTACCACTTTCCCTGGCCATTCGGGGATGTGCTGCATGCCCTGGCGGGGCACCGCAAGCCTTCTGTGGTGACGTATCACAGCGATATCGTCAAACAGAAATGGCTCAAGAAAGCCTATTCTCCACTGATGAACTGGTTTCTTGGCCATGTCGATGCCATCGCGCCGACCAGCCCCGGCTATCTGGCCAGCAGCGTTGATCTTGTGCCATTTCGTGACAAGTGCACGGTAATCCCGCTGGGGCTCGATCCAGCATCTCATCCCGCGCCAGACCCGCAGGCGGTTGCGGCGTACCGCGAGCGTTTTGGCGAGCGCTATTTCGCTTTTGTGGGCGTGTTCCGTTACTACAAGGGACTGCAGTACCTGATTGAAGCGGCCAGCCACGTCGCTGAAAATATCGTCCTGATGGGTGACGGGCCGTTGCGTGGCGAGTATGAAGCAGAAGCGGCACGCCGCGGCCTGACCAACCTGCATTTCATTGGGCTGGTGGATGAGCAGGTCAAGATGGACATCCTGGCCGGCGCGCATGCCTTTGTGTTTCCCTCCCACCTGCGCTCTGAGGCATTCGGGCTTGGCCTGGCGGAAGCCGCCATGATGGGCAAACCCATGATCTCGTGCGACATCGGCACAGGCACCAGCTTCATCAATCTGCACGGCGAGACCGGCCTTGTGATCCCGCCGGCAGACCCGTCCGCACTTGCGCAAGCCATGAACACGCTGTCCAGCGATGTTGAACTGGCCACACGCCAGGGCGAAGCCGCTCGCCGGCGATTCGGGCAAATGTTCAGCCTGGACAAAATGGTGAGCGCCTATACGGCGCTTTATCGCCGCGTACTGGCTGGCTCGAAACGCTAG
- the rng gene encoding ribonuclease G: MKEQILVNITPQETRVATVEDGVVQDIHIERATQRGLVGNIYLGVVKRVLPGMQSAFIEIGLERAAFLHIADVIEQRQHPNDELRIERLVHEGQPILVQVIKDPIGTKGARLSTQISIAGRFLVFLPQETHIGISQRIENNDERDRLRSRLESLLAQDHLGYIIRTSADHATDQELLADIDYLNLIWADIRQKSQTLPPKSLLFQDLSLQLRTLRDMVNTETQEVLVDSRENVAKMRDFAQSFVADVFPRVQHYSGERPLFELYGVEAEIERALARRVNLKFGGYLIIDQTEAMTTIDVNTGGFVGHRSFDDTIFKTNLEATHVIARQLRLRNLGGIIIVDFIDMDNEAHKHAVLEELQKALSRDRTKVTVSNFTSLGLVEITRKRTRESLAHVLCEPCPTCQGRGQIRTAETVCYEILREILREERQFKAREYRILASQNVIDMFLDEESASLAQLVDFIGKPIYLQVETAYTQEQFDVVLM; the protein is encoded by the coding sequence ATGAAAGAACAGATCCTGGTCAACATCACCCCGCAAGAAACCCGCGTAGCCACCGTTGAAGACGGCGTGGTGCAGGACATCCACATCGAGCGTGCTACCCAGCGCGGCCTCGTGGGCAATATCTATCTGGGCGTGGTCAAGCGCGTGCTGCCCGGTATGCAAAGTGCGTTTATCGAAATTGGCCTGGAGCGCGCCGCGTTCCTGCACATTGCCGATGTCATCGAGCAACGCCAGCACCCCAACGACGAGTTGCGCATTGAGCGCCTGGTGCACGAAGGCCAGCCCATTCTGGTTCAGGTCATCAAAGACCCGATCGGCACCAAGGGCGCGCGGCTTTCTACCCAGATCAGCATTGCCGGGCGTTTTCTGGTATTCCTGCCGCAGGAAACCCACATCGGCATCAGCCAGCGCATTGAAAACAACGACGAGCGCGACCGCTTGCGCTCGCGTCTGGAAAGCCTGCTGGCGCAAGATCACCTGGGCTATATCATCCGGACCTCGGCCGATCACGCCACCGACCAGGAACTGCTGGCCGACATCGACTACCTGAACCTGATCTGGGCTGACATCCGCCAGAAATCGCAAACGCTGCCGCCCAAATCGCTGTTGTTCCAGGACCTCTCTTTGCAACTGCGCACACTGCGCGACATGGTCAACACCGAAACGCAGGAAGTGCTGGTCGACTCGCGTGAGAATGTCGCCAAGATGCGCGACTTCGCCCAGTCGTTTGTGGCGGACGTTTTCCCGCGCGTACAGCACTACAGCGGCGAGCGCCCACTGTTTGAACTGTATGGTGTCGAGGCCGAGATCGAACGCGCACTGGCCCGCCGCGTGAACCTGAAGTTTGGTGGCTATCTCATCATCGACCAGACCGAGGCGATGACCACCATCGACGTCAACACCGGCGGCTTTGTCGGCCACCGTTCCTTTGACGACACCATCTTCAAGACCAACCTGGAAGCCACGCACGTCATTGCGCGGCAACTGCGTCTGCGTAATCTGGGCGGCATCATCATTGTCGACTTCATCGACATGGATAACGAAGCCCACAAGCACGCCGTGCTGGAAGAATTGCAAAAGGCCCTGTCACGCGATCGCACCAAGGTCACGGTCTCGAACTTCACCAGCCTGGGCCTCGTGGAGATCACCCGCAAACGTACGCGTGAAAGCCTTGCCCACGTGCTGTGCGAGCCCTGCCCCACCTGCCAGGGCCGCGGCCAGATCCGCACTGCAGAAACAGTCTGCTATGAAATCCTGCGCGAAATCCTGCGCGAAGAACGCCAGTTCAAGGCCCGCGAATACCGCATCCTGGCCTCGCAGAACGTGATCGACATGTTCCTGGATGAAGAATCCGCCAGCCTTGCGCAACTGGTAGATTTCATCGGCAAACCAATCTACCTGCAGGTCGAAACCGCCTATACGCAGGAACAGTTTGATGTGGTGCTGATGTAA
- a CDS encoding 4Fe-4S binding protein, translated as MQQRCSIPAKKTVLASAADWLAQHRGAIITAQWVVVVFYVSLLVFPVLRPLPDSDARILNNLTVFAQFLFWGIWWPFVLLSMVLFGRLWCGVLCPEGALSEWSSRFGLNLPLPRWMRWSGWPFVAFAGTTIYGQMVSVYQYPKAVIVVLGGSTVAAMIIGFLYARDRRAWCKYLCPVNGVFNMLSRLAPIHFKVDKEAWKQSYHGHKVIPIVCAPMVPMRDMQGNADCHMCGRCSSHRDAITLTVRSPNEEVVRVGPPKDARWQSVLVLFGMLGLAIGAFQWTVSPWMITIKQTLAEWLINHNIMWPLEKSLPWFIFTNYPQQNDVFTLLDGSLVVAWIVTVGLVMGAALTAILALANRLLGPWQMRRFHHLVLGLIPLAGCGLFLGLSATSITILKPEGVSLLWVSPVRITMLVLANLWSLGLAAGIVRQYAAPLWRQASAWTVFIAALALIDLTWWLMFWGW; from the coding sequence ATGCAGCAAAGATGCAGTATCCCGGCAAAGAAAACGGTACTGGCCAGTGCAGCTGACTGGCTGGCGCAGCACCGTGGCGCCATCATCACCGCGCAGTGGGTGGTGGTGGTGTTTTACGTCTCTTTGCTGGTGTTCCCGGTATTACGGCCGCTGCCGGACTCAGACGCACGTATCCTTAATAACCTGACGGTGTTTGCCCAGTTCCTGTTCTGGGGGATCTGGTGGCCGTTTGTGTTGCTCTCCATGGTGCTGTTCGGCCGCTTGTGGTGTGGCGTGCTCTGTCCGGAAGGCGCGTTGTCAGAGTGGAGTAGCCGCTTTGGCCTGAACCTGCCGCTGCCGCGCTGGATGCGCTGGTCGGGCTGGCCGTTTGTCGCGTTTGCCGGGACCACCATCTATGGCCAGATGGTCAGTGTCTATCAATATCCCAAAGCGGTGATCGTGGTGCTGGGCGGCTCTACCGTGGCCGCCATGATCATCGGTTTTCTGTACGCGCGTGACCGCCGCGCCTGGTGCAAATACCTGTGCCCGGTCAACGGCGTGTTCAACATGCTCTCGCGTCTGGCGCCCATTCACTTCAAAGTCGACAAAGAAGCCTGGAAGCAGTCCTACCACGGCCATAAAGTGATCCCGATTGTCTGTGCGCCGATGGTGCCGATGCGCGATATGCAAGGCAACGCGGATTGCCATATGTGCGGCCGCTGCAGTAGCCACCGTGATGCAATCACGCTGACCGTGCGCTCGCCCAACGAAGAAGTCGTGCGCGTCGGCCCACCCAAAGATGCCCGCTGGCAAAGCGTGCTGGTGCTGTTCGGTATGCTGGGTCTGGCTATTGGCGCGTTCCAGTGGACGGTCAGCCCGTGGATGATCACCATCAAGCAGACGCTGGCGGAATGGCTGATCAACCACAACATCATGTGGCCGCTGGAAAAATCGCTGCCCTGGTTCATCTTCACCAATTACCCGCAGCAAAATGACGTGTTCACGCTGCTGGATGGTTCGCTGGTGGTGGCCTGGATTGTTACGGTCGGGCTGGTGATGGGCGCGGCGCTCACCGCTATTCTGGCTCTCGCCAACCGCTTGCTGGGGCCGTGGCAGATGCGCCGCTTTCACCATCTGGTGCTGGGGCTGATTCCACTGGCGGGCTGTGGCTTGTTCCTTGGCCTGTCGGCAACCTCTATCACCATTCTCAAGCCCGAAGGCGTCTCGCTGCTGTGGGTAAGCCCGGTGCGCATCACCATGCTGGTGCTCGCCAATCTGTGGAGTCTGGGGCTGGCGGCCGGCATTGTGCGTCAGTACGCTGCACCGCTGTGGCGACAGGCATCGGCGTGGACCGTGTTTATCGCGGCGCTGGCGCTGATCGATCTGACCTGGTGGTTGATGTTCTGGGGCTGGTAA
- a CDS encoding iron transporter: MRVSILAGAVAALTLTASAFAAEYPIGKPLLKGGMEIGAVYLQPIKMDPEGMMRKAEESDIHLEADIHALKNNPNGFAEGEWMPALLVKYEVTKVGTNQKVSGDMMAMVANDGPHYGDNVKLFGPGKYKLHLTILPPSKNPMGHFGRHVDKETGVGPWFETITNDYEFTFAGTGKKGGY, translated from the coding sequence ATGCGTGTTTCGATTCTGGCTGGCGCCGTTGCTGCGTTGACCCTGACTGCTTCGGCCTTCGCGGCTGAATACCCGATTGGCAAGCCGCTGCTCAAGGGCGGTATGGAAATCGGTGCTGTGTACCTGCAACCGATCAAGATGGACCCGGAAGGCATGATGCGCAAGGCGGAAGAATCGGACATTCACCTTGAGGCCGATATCCACGCGCTGAAGAACAACCCCAACGGTTTTGCCGAAGGCGAATGGATGCCGGCACTGCTGGTGAAGTATGAAGTCACCAAAGTGGGTACCAACCAGAAAGTGTCGGGCGACATGATGGCCATGGTGGCCAACGATGGCCCGCACTACGGTGACAACGTGAAACTGTTTGGCCCGGGCAAGTACAAACTGCACCTGACCATCCTGCCGCCGTCCAAGAACCCGATGGGTCACTTTGGCCGCCATGTGGACAAGGAAACCGGTGTGGGCCCGTGGTTTGAAACCATCACCAACGATTACGAGTTCACCTTCGCCGGTACTGGCAAGAAGGGTGGCTATTGA
- the leuS gene encoding leucine--tRNA ligase — MQEQYTPATVEAAAQSEWEQHQTDRALEDASKPKYYCLSMFPYPSGKLHMGHVRNYTIGDVLTRFMRMNGFNVLQPMGWDAFGMPAENAAIKNGVAPAKWTYENIDYMKKQLKSLGLAIDWEREVATCKPDYYRWEQWLFTKLYKKGVIYKKSGMVNWDPVDNTVLANEQVIDGRGWRSGALVEKREIPMYYFRITDYAEQLLQDLDQLDGWPEQVKTMQRNWIGKSFGAEVAFDYDVDSIGEAGQLKVYTTRPDTLMGATYVAIAAEHPLATLAATAKPELLSFIAECKSGSVAEADVATMEKKGMPTGQFVIHPLTGDKLPVWIANYVLWGYGEGAVMAVPGHDERDAEFSNKYQLPIVQVYEPVAGDATFDPSTWQDWYGAKDESVRTINSGKYNGLHFQGAFDGIVGDLEASGHGTKRTQYRLRDWGISRQRYWGCPIPVIHCADCGDVPVPEDQLPVVLPENVVPDGRGNPLAKMPEFYETTCPCCGKPARRETDTMDTFVESSWYYARYTSPDAQTGMVDDRARYWLDVDQYIGGIEHAILHLLYARFFHKLMRDEGLIHTDEPFRNLLTQGMVVCETFFREHADGKKDWYAPADIDIERDGKGKIIKAVLKSDGQPVNVGGIEKMSKSKNNGVDPQALIEKYGADTARLFMMFAAPPDQSLEWSDAGVEGAYRFLRRLWKLVHDHVAQGGPVAAYAGGELSAELKGLRFALHSTIQKVADDYGRRKQFNTAIAAVMELLNALGKAQITDTTGRAVAQEVLQAATLLLSPIVPHAANALWSELQPGTRLAEQAWPKVDETALVQDEIDMVVQVNGKLRATIRVSKDASKDAIEAIALADENVQRFVEGTPKKVIVVPGRLVNIVA, encoded by the coding sequence ATGCAAGAGCAATACACCCCAGCGACCGTCGAAGCCGCCGCGCAAAGCGAGTGGGAACAACACCAGACCGACCGCGCGCTGGAAGATGCCAGCAAACCCAAGTATTACTGCCTATCCATGTTCCCCTATCCGTCCGGGAAACTGCACATGGGGCACGTGCGCAACTACACCATTGGTGATGTGCTGACCCGCTTCATGCGCATGAATGGTTTCAACGTCCTGCAGCCGATGGGTTGGGATGCATTTGGCATGCCGGCAGAAAATGCCGCCATCAAAAATGGTGTCGCCCCGGCCAAGTGGACGTACGAAAACATCGACTACATGAAAAAGCAGTTGAAATCGCTGGGTCTGGCGATCGACTGGGAACGTGAAGTCGCCACCTGCAAGCCGGACTACTACCGCTGGGAACAATGGTTGTTCACCAAGCTGTACAAAAAAGGCGTGATCTACAAAAAGAGCGGCATGGTCAACTGGGACCCGGTCGACAACACCGTGCTGGCCAACGAGCAAGTGATCGACGGCCGCGGCTGGCGCTCTGGCGCGCTGGTCGAAAAGCGCGAAATCCCGATGTACTACTTCCGCATCACCGATTACGCCGAGCAACTGCTGCAGGATCTGGATCAACTGGATGGCTGGCCGGAACAGGTCAAGACCATGCAGCGCAACTGGATCGGCAAGAGCTTTGGCGCTGAAGTCGCGTTTGATTACGACGTGGACTCCATCGGCGAAGCCGGCCAGTTGAAGGTGTACACCACCCGCCCGGATACGCTGATGGGCGCGACTTATGTCGCCATCGCCGCGGAACACCCGCTGGCCACGCTGGCTGCAACGGCCAAGCCGGAACTGCTGTCCTTCATTGCCGAGTGCAAATCGGGCTCCGTGGCCGAGGCTGACGTCGCCACCATGGAAAAGAAAGGCATGCCGACCGGCCAGTTCGTCATCCACCCGCTGACGGGCGACAAGCTGCCGGTGTGGATCGCCAACTATGTGCTGTGGGGCTACGGCGAAGGTGCCGTGATGGCCGTACCGGGCCATGACGAGCGTGATGCCGAGTTCTCCAACAAGTACCAACTGCCCATCGTGCAGGTGTACGAGCCGGTCGCCGGCGACGCCACCTTTGACCCGAGCACCTGGCAAGACTGGTACGGCGCCAAGGATGAGTCCGTCCGCACGATCAACAGCGGCAAATACAACGGCCTGCATTTCCAGGGCGCGTTCGACGGCATCGTCGGCGATCTGGAAGCCAGCGGCCACGGCACCAAGCGTACCCAGTACCGCCTGCGCGACTGGGGTATCAGCCGCCAGCGTTACTGGGGCTGCCCGATTCCGGTCATCCACTGTGCCGATTGCGGCGATGTGCCGGTGCCGGAAGACCAGTTGCCCGTTGTACTGCCAGAAAACGTGGTGCCGGATGGCCGTGGCAACCCGCTGGCCAAGATGCCCGAGTTTTACGAGACCACTTGCCCGTGCTGCGGCAAGCCGGCGCGTCGTGAAACCGACACCATGGACACCTTTGTCGAATCGTCCTGGTACTACGCCCGCTATACCTCGCCGGATGCACAAACCGGCATGGTCGATGACCGCGCCAGATACTGGCTGGATGTTGACCAATACATCGGCGGCATCGAACACGCCATCCTGCACCTGTTGTACGCGCGCTTCTTCCACAAGCTGATGCGCGACGAAGGTCTGATCCATACGGACGAACCGTTCCGCAACCTGCTGACGCAAGGCATGGTGGTGTGCGAAACCTTCTTCCGTGAGCACGCCGACGGCAAGAAAGACTGGTACGCCCCGGCCGATATCGACATCGAGCGCGACGGCAAGGGCAAAATCATCAAGGCCGTACTCAAGAGCGACGGCCAGCCGGTAAACGTGGGCGGCATCGAGAAGATGTCCAAGTCCAAGAACAACGGTGTTGATCCGCAAGCGCTGATTGAAAAATACGGTGCCGATACCGCGCGCCTGTTCATGATGTTTGCCGCCCCGCCGGATCAAAGCCTGGAATGGTCTGACGCTGGCGTGGAAGGTGCGTATCGTTTCCTGCGCCGTCTGTGGAAACTGGTGCACGACCATGTCGCGCAAGGTGGCCCGGTAGCCGCTTACGCCGGTGGCGAACTCTCGGCTGAACTGAAGGGCCTGCGTTTTGCCCTGCACAGCACCATCCAGAAAGTGGCCGATGACTATGGCCGCCGCAAGCAGTTCAACACCGCCATCGCCGCCGTGATGGAACTCTTGAACGCGCTGGGCAAGGCACAAATCACCGATACAACCGGCCGCGCCGTGGCGCAAGAAGTGCTGCAAGCCGCGACCTTGCTGCTCTCGCCGATCGTGCCGCATGCCGCCAATGCGTTGTGGTCTGAACTGCAACCGGGCACCCGCCTTGCCGAACAGGCCTGGCCGAAAGTGGATGAAACCGCACTGGTGCAGGACGAGATCGACATGGTGGTTCAAGTCAATGGCAAACTGCGTGCGACCATCCGCGTCAGCAAGGACGCCAGCAAGGACGCCATCGAAGCCATCGCCCTGGCCGATGAAAACGTGCAGCGCTTTGTTGAAGGCACGCCGAAGAAAGTCATCGTGGTGCCGGGTCGTCTTGTGAACATCGTCGCCTGA
- a CDS encoding LPS-assembly lipoprotein LptE, with amino-acid sequence MTALLRRLTALLLISLLAACGFHLRGQGPNSGFAYPEAYVDGNGGVAQQLRLYLPLLPNVKLVKDATVKDVAKISIASETSNSTVLTINSSGQATEYLTSLVVTFSAWRPDGSAIMESQQITLSRSYSYDPNNPIAMTGESNRLIKDMQQDASQLILRRINAVATHGQDAR; translated from the coding sequence ATGACCGCACTGCTGCGCCGCCTGACGGCACTTCTTTTGATCAGCCTGCTGGCGGCCTGCGGCTTTCATCTGCGCGGGCAAGGTCCGAACTCGGGCTTTGCCTACCCTGAGGCCTACGTGGACGGCAACGGCGGCGTGGCGCAGCAACTGCGCCTTTACCTGCCGCTGCTGCCCAACGTGAAGCTGGTCAAGGACGCGACCGTCAAGGACGTGGCCAAGATCAGCATTGCCAGTGAAACGTCCAACAGCACCGTGCTGACGATTAACAGCTCCGGCCAGGCTACGGAATACCTGACCTCGCTGGTGGTGACCTTCAGTGCCTGGCGTCCGGATGGCTCGGCCATTATGGAAAGCCAGCAAATCACCTTGTCGCGCAGCTATTCGTACGATCCGAACAACCCGATTGCCATGACCGGCGAATCCAACCGTCTGATCAAGGACATGCAGCAGGATGCTTCCCAGCTGATCCTGCGCCGGATCAACGCGGTCGCCACCCACGGCCAGGATGCGCGCTGA
- a CDS encoding cupredoxin domain-containing protein, with translation MRKTLFALALGLATLTGTAMADEPHEVKIEFKDGKANPTELTVPAGKKIRVVLTNTGTQAAEFESTQLRKEKVLGPGVTSFVILAPLSPGEYTWFDDFHQATAKGKIIAK, from the coding sequence ATGCGCAAGACCCTGTTTGCACTGGCCCTGGGCCTGGCGACGCTGACCGGTACGGCCATGGCCGATGAGCCGCACGAAGTCAAAATCGAGTTCAAGGATGGCAAGGCCAACCCGACCGAGTTGACCGTGCCGGCGGGCAAGAAGATCCGCGTGGTGCTGACCAACACCGGCACGCAGGCGGCAGAATTCGAAAGCACGCAACTGCGCAAGGAAAAGGTACTGGGCCCTGGCGTGACCTCGTTCGTGATCCTGGCGCCGCTCTCGCCGGGTGAGTACACCTGGTTTGATGATTTTCACCAGGCAACGGCCAAGGGCAAGATCATCGCCAAATAA